The Nitrospirota bacterium genome window below encodes:
- the hemA gene encoding glutamyl-tRNA reductase: MHIVVVGLSHKTAPVEIREKLAVPESRMGEALTRLCSYQGVREGILLSTCNRVEVYAVVDEIEAGYGRIQEFLADAHLSLSSEQLTPHLYWHQGDRAINHLFRVASSLDSMIIGESQILGQIKDAFEAALTHKSTGIILNKVVKKAISVAKRVRTETKISEMAVSVSYAAVELAKKIFSDLSEKTVLLVGAGEMAKLAARHFIASGVRHVRVTTRNPQHGLELAERFGGTAVSFEQFREDMASADIVLVSTGAAHYLVSEDDVQRSVRQRKNRPMFLIDISVPRNIDPAVRHVDNAFLFDIDDLKARVEQNRGGRLQEAEKAERMVVDEVGVVRQWLQSLEVTPTIMALRTKADDIKRVEVEKTLGRLANLSASERELVEAMASSIVNKLIHNTMVTLKAEVNSSDGAAFVEAARRFFSLGDQALFAVNENASSASGAGVLPQDESKDTEAMIPRAGSKRPDH, translated from the coding sequence ATGCATATTGTTGTTGTTGGGTTAAGCCATAAGACCGCCCCGGTGGAAATCCGCGAGAAGCTCGCGGTTCCTGAAAGCCGGATGGGCGAAGCCCTAACCCGTCTCTGCTCGTATCAAGGGGTGCGGGAGGGGATCTTGCTGTCGACCTGTAATCGCGTCGAAGTCTATGCCGTCGTGGATGAGATCGAAGCCGGCTATGGGCGCATCCAGGAGTTTCTGGCCGATGCCCACCTGTCGCTCTCCTCGGAGCAACTGACGCCTCATCTGTATTGGCACCAAGGGGACCGGGCGATCAACCATTTGTTCCGCGTGGCCTCCAGTCTTGACTCCATGATCATCGGCGAATCGCAGATTCTCGGGCAAATTAAAGATGCCTTCGAGGCCGCGCTCACGCATAAGTCGACAGGCATCATTTTAAACAAGGTCGTGAAGAAGGCGATCTCCGTCGCCAAACGTGTGCGGACGGAAACGAAGATCTCCGAGATGGCGGTGTCGGTCAGCTATGCGGCGGTCGAACTGGCCAAGAAGATTTTTTCTGATTTGAGCGAGAAGACGGTCTTGCTGGTGGGGGCGGGGGAGATGGCCAAGCTGGCGGCCAGACATTTTATTGCCAGCGGCGTTCGCCATGTGCGGGTGACGACCAGGAATCCGCAACATGGGTTGGAGTTGGCCGAGCGGTTCGGCGGCACCGCGGTTTCTTTCGAGCAGTTTCGGGAGGACATGGCCTCGGCCGATATCGTTTTGGTGTCGACTGGCGCCGCCCATTATCTTGTGAGCGAGGATGACGTGCAGCGCTCGGTCCGGCAACGGAAGAATCGTCCGATGTTCTTGATCGATATTTCGGTTCCACGCAATATCGATCCGGCCGTGCGCCATGTGGATAATGCCTTCCTCTTCGACATTGACGATTTGAAAGCGCGGGTCGAGCAGAATCGCGGGGGCCGCTTACAGGAGGCCGAGAAGGCCGAGCGGATGGTGGTGGATGAAGTCGGGGTTGTCAGGCAATGGCTCCAGTCGCTCGAAGTGACCCCCACCATCATGGCGCTTCGCACGAAAGCCGATGACATCAAGCGCGTGGAGGTCGAGAAGACCTTGGGGCGCTTGGCGAATCTGTCCGCGTCGGAGCGGGAATTGGTCGAGGCGATGGCCTCATCGATCGTGAACAAGCTGATTCATAATACGATGGTGACGTTGAAGGCCGAGGTGAATTCCTCGGACGGAGCCGCCTTCGTCGAGGCGGCGAGACGGTTTTTCAGTCTCGGGGACCAGGCCCTCTTCGCCGTCAATGAGAATGCCTCTTCTGCGTCGGGGGCCGGTGTATTACCGCAAGACGAGAGCAAGGATACTGAAGCGATGATCCCGAGAGCCGGTTCGAAGAGGCCGGATCATTGA
- the ccsA gene encoding cytochrome c biogenesis protein CcsA has product MAAMFFVVTMALYFAATVSFLAYLLWPSKALSKVSLGMTAVGFAAHTIALVARMVGATDVSPPDFHEALSFFSWMLILVFLAVEFRHRLHVLGSFIVPLALVSLVSAAALPDTAPTLTPVFRTLWVHVTLSMLGTVGFAVAFVAGVMYLIQDGLLKSKRFNTLYSKLPALDFLDHLSQQSIVMGFPLLTLGIITGALSAEFSRGSYLNWNPEQTWALVTWMFYFAVLMGRLTMGWRAKRAAYLTIIGFAGVLLTLIGVVLKSHGPVS; this is encoded by the coding sequence ATGGCCGCCATGTTTTTCGTGGTGACGATGGCCCTCTATTTTGCGGCCACCGTTTCCTTTCTTGCCTACTTGCTCTGGCCCTCGAAAGCCCTGTCAAAAGTCTCGCTTGGTATGACGGCAGTCGGGTTTGCCGCCCATACGATCGCGCTCGTGGCGCGGATGGTTGGCGCGACAGATGTTTCGCCGCCAGACTTCCATGAAGCCCTGTCGTTTTTTTCCTGGATGCTGATTCTTGTTTTCCTTGCCGTGGAGTTTCGCCATCGGCTGCATGTGTTGGGGTCGTTCATCGTTCCGTTGGCGCTGGTCTCGCTCGTCTCTGCCGCGGCCTTGCCGGACACGGCTCCGACATTGACCCCGGTGTTTCGAACCCTGTGGGTCCACGTCACCCTGAGCATGCTCGGCACCGTGGGATTTGCCGTGGCCTTTGTGGCTGGTGTCATGTATCTGATTCAGGACGGACTTCTCAAGTCCAAACGGTTTAACACCCTCTATTCGAAATTGCCCGCCTTGGATTTCCTGGATCATCTGAGTCAACAGTCGATCGTGATGGGATTTCCGCTCTTGACGCTCGGCATCATTACCGGCGCGCTGTCCGCCGAGTTTTCGCGAGGGTCGTATCTGAATTGGAACCCCGAGCAAACCTGGGCGTTGGTGACGTGGATGTTCTATTTTGCCGTGCTGATGGGACGATTGACCATGGGCTGGAGAGCCAAGCGGGCAGCCTATTTGACGATCATCGGGTTCGCCGGGGTGCTCCTGACCCTCATTGGCGTGGTCCTCAAGAGTCATGGACCGGTGTCTTGA
- a CDS encoding rRNA small subunit methyltransferase 1 — protein MARDGSQQNDRNLKGKTATSRLSGTLYIVGTPIGHPDDITLRALAILRSVSIIASEDPRETQRLLTHHGITATVTSYGPLNRQEKVPLLLHRLAQGQDVALVSDNGNPVIYDPGSQLVAAAHHAGIPVKIIPGPSAMTAATAISGFSGDAIIFEGKLPSTSDRLSKHLSQFRTERRTLAFYVDPGALTRLIKTLAQILPTRQVAIAINLTTNQEALFRGTPTGLLQEIGRVPRDSAVTVVIEGDGAGNQIKQKKGKQPRATPLHGGE, from the coding sequence ATGGCGCGAGATGGGAGTCAACAAAACGATCGTAATCTGAAAGGCAAGACCGCCACGTCCCGCTTATCCGGCACACTCTACATCGTCGGCACACCGATTGGCCACCCTGACGACATCACGTTGCGGGCTCTTGCGATCCTGCGCAGCGTATCGATTATTGCGTCCGAGGACCCTCGAGAAACCCAACGGCTCCTCACCCACCATGGCATTACCGCCACCGTCACGAGCTACGGCCCGCTCAATCGCCAGGAGAAAGTGCCACTCCTGCTGCACCGGCTCGCCCAGGGGCAGGATGTTGCTCTCGTTTCAGATAACGGCAACCCCGTGATCTACGACCCGGGCAGTCAGTTAGTGGCTGCGGCTCATCACGCAGGAATCCCGGTCAAAATCATTCCAGGCCCCTCTGCCATGACGGCCGCGACTGCGATCTCAGGCTTCTCCGGTGACGCGATCATCTTCGAGGGAAAACTTCCTTCAACCAGCGATCGTCTCTCAAAACATCTCTCTCAATTCCGCACAGAACGAAGAACTCTCGCCTTCTACGTGGATCCAGGAGCCCTCACCAGGTTGATAAAAACCCTGGCGCAAATACTCCCAACCAGACAAGTGGCTATCGCCATAAATCTCACCACGAACCAAGAAGCGCTCTTCCGCGGAACGCCTACGGGCCTGCTCCAAGAGATCGGACGAGTGCCCAGAGACTCAGCTGTGACGGTCGTGATTGAAGGAGATGGGGCGGGAAACCAAATCAAACAAAAAAAAGGAAAACAACCTCGCGCTACTCCCCTTCACGGCGGCGAATGA
- a CDS encoding sulfurtransferase TusA family protein: MDQPDAELDLRGVICPYNFVKTKLKLEAMEGGQVLSVLLDGGDPIQNVPRSVSNEGHTILSQDLVEGSYRVLIRRREGE, from the coding sequence ATGGATCAGCCGGATGCCGAGTTAGATTTGCGGGGAGTGATTTGCCCCTACAATTTCGTTAAGACGAAGTTGAAGCTGGAAGCGATGGAAGGGGGGCAGGTTCTTTCCGTGCTCTTGGATGGTGGCGATCCGATTCAGAATGTCCCCCGCAGCGTGAGCAATGAAGGCCACACCATCCTTTCGCAAGATCTCGTCGAGGGGTCCTATCGCGTGCTCATTCGCCGCCGTGAAGGGGAGTAG
- a CDS encoding Fe(2+)-trafficking protein — MADVQCVTCGQAGEAITDPLFMGKLEAEVKAKVCKPCWKKWEGMRVMVINEYQVNLGEESGRELVKKQMKAFLKLGEQADTAKIEQNFRPQA, encoded by the coding sequence ATGGCAGACGTTCAGTGTGTGACGTGTGGACAAGCGGGAGAAGCCATTACCGACCCCCTATTCATGGGGAAGCTCGAAGCCGAGGTGAAAGCCAAAGTCTGCAAACCCTGCTGGAAGAAGTGGGAAGGCATGCGAGTCATGGTCATCAACGAATACCAGGTCAACCTGGGCGAAGAAAGCGGCAGGGAACTCGTCAAGAAGCAGATGAAAGCGTTTCTGAAGCTCGGAGAACAGGCCGACACCGCGAAGATCGAGCAAAACTTTCGCCCGCAAGCCTAA
- a CDS encoding bifunctional nuclease family protein: MITQMHIKGLMFDPYNNAYIVVLRDEEHSDMLPIWVGKSEAGSISMAMENVTPPRPMTHDFMKSFLDAYNAKVISVVITDLSEHTYFAKIHLMYEDSEYTVDARPSDAIALALRSNAPVFANDTVITKQSSEELEQWLENLKPEDFGKLDS; encoded by the coding sequence GTGATTACACAGATGCATATAAAGGGGTTGATGTTCGACCCTTATAACAACGCGTATATTGTGGTGCTACGCGACGAAGAGCATTCCGACATGCTCCCCATCTGGGTCGGGAAGTCAGAGGCTGGCTCCATCAGCATGGCGATGGAAAACGTCACACCGCCCAGACCGATGACCCATGACTTCATGAAGTCGTTCCTGGATGCGTATAATGCGAAGGTCATCAGTGTCGTGATTACGGATCTGTCAGAACACACATACTTTGCAAAGATTCATTTGATGTACGAAGATTCCGAATACACCGTCGACGCCAGGCCCAGCGATGCCATCGCCCTTGCGCTTCGGTCCAATGCGCCGGTGTTCGCCAACGATACCGTGATCACAAAACAAAGCTCCGAAGAGCTTGAACAGTGGCTGGAAAATCTCAAGCCGGAAGATTTCGGCAAGCTGGACTCCTAA
- a CDS encoding bifunctional nuclease family protein has product MSTVNPPKEQGLVEYRVDRILEEANTDTRIVVLAKQDDALDTFPIWVGAAEGNAIKLALDAMITPRPMSHDLIKSFAEHLNVTIQRVVIADVKSSTYYATVYVANKGVERTIDARPSDAISLALRAHCPIYITQDVLTRRSTTNLDAWLSKLESKNIGTPEVQET; this is encoded by the coding sequence ATGAGCACCGTCAATCCACCCAAAGAACAAGGCCTGGTTGAATACCGGGTGGACCGCATCCTCGAAGAGGCCAACACCGACACGAGAATTGTCGTCCTGGCGAAACAGGATGACGCCCTCGACACGTTCCCGATCTGGGTCGGCGCGGCGGAAGGCAATGCCATTAAGCTTGCGCTCGATGCCATGATCACACCGCGCCCCATGAGCCATGACTTGATCAAGAGCTTCGCCGAGCACTTGAACGTCACGATCCAACGGGTCGTCATTGCAGACGTGAAGAGCAGCACGTATTATGCGACGGTCTATGTCGCCAACAAAGGCGTGGAACGCACGATCGACGCCAGGCCCAGCGATGCGATCTCGCTGGCGCTCCGGGCTCATTGCCCGATCTACATCACGCAGGACGTGCTGACGCGGCGGAGCACTACGAACCTCGACGCCTGGCTGTCAAAACTCGAATCGAAGAATATCGGCACACCGGAAGTACAAGAAACCTGA
- the rplM gene encoding 50S ribosomal protein L13: MSTYQQKPLDVQEKWYLVDAEGKTLGRLAARVAGMLRGKHRPTFTPNVDMGDHIVIVNAEKIHMTGDKMTTKLYRHHTGFPGGLKTATAQHIFKKDPTIILTKAIEGMLPKTPLGNGMAKKLRVYVGPTHPHQAQGPEPITL, from the coding sequence ATGTCGACTTACCAACAAAAGCCTTTAGACGTGCAAGAGAAGTGGTATCTCGTGGATGCAGAAGGGAAAACGCTGGGCCGCCTGGCAGCCCGCGTTGCCGGCATGTTGCGCGGCAAGCACCGGCCGACCTTTACCCCGAATGTCGACATGGGCGATCATATCGTGATCGTGAATGCCGAGAAGATCCATATGACCGGCGACAAGATGACCACGAAGCTCTATCGCCACCATACCGGCTTCCCGGGCGGACTCAAGACCGCGACGGCGCAGCACATCTTCAAAAAAGACCCCACGATCATTTTGACGAAAGCGATCGAAGGCATGCTCCCCAAGACCCCCCTGGGGAATGGGATGGCCAAGAAACTCCGCGTCTATGTCGGGCCCACTCATCCGCATCAGGCCCAGGGACCGGAACCCATTACTCTGTAA
- the rpsI gene encoding 30S ribosomal protein S9, which produces MAAATQYATGRRKCAIARAWVTGTAGDITINDQPLEQAFPRLTLRQIIQFPLEIGGVVGQYSIKATVHGGGLVGQAGALRHAIARALVELNQPLRTPLKKEGLLTRDSRVKERKKYGQKGARKKFQYSKR; this is translated from the coding sequence ATGGCAGCAGCAACTCAATATGCGACCGGACGACGCAAGTGCGCAATCGCCAGAGCCTGGGTCACCGGGACGGCGGGCGACATCACGATCAACGATCAACCGCTCGAGCAGGCCTTCCCGCGCCTGACCTTGCGGCAGATCATCCAGTTCCCGCTTGAAATCGGCGGCGTCGTCGGGCAGTACTCGATCAAGGCCACGGTCCATGGCGGCGGATTGGTCGGCCAAGCCGGCGCCCTGCGTCATGCGATCGCGCGCGCGTTAGTGGAACTGAACCAGCCTCTCCGTACGCCCCTGAAGAAGGAAGGCTTGCTGACACGCGACTCGCGCGTCAAAGAGCGGAAGAAGTACGGACAGAAGGGCGCGCGAAAGAAGTTCCAGTACTCGAAGCGATAA
- the argC gene encoding N-acetyl-gamma-glutamyl-phosphate reductase has translation MKKIRVAIAGASGYAGAELVRLAALHPHFELHAVTSEKSAGTPVAAVFPSLAGLVSLSFQALSPEALADQVDAVFLALPHTKSLAPVSACLNTGKLVVDLSADYRIKDSAIYEQWYQTPHTHADLLKNAVYGLPELHRAAIAKAKLVASPGCYPTAAILQLAPLFAQDLVQPHSVVIDAKSGISGAGRSPALPYHFPEAHESLEPYKIGQHRHIPEIEQELGGLLGRALKSAGTVATQPIITFTPHLVPMNRGILSTAYCKLKNPMPLADLRNLYRTFYQGEQFVRVQDGIMPNPRYIKGSNYCDIGVYLDSRSGSVITVAALDNLVKGAAGQAIQAMNLMLGLPEETGLTAPAAYP, from the coding sequence ATGAAGAAGATACGCGTCGCCATCGCAGGAGCCAGCGGCTATGCCGGAGCGGAACTCGTCCGCCTGGCAGCGCTCCACCCCCATTTCGAACTCCATGCCGTCACGTCGGAGAAGTCCGCCGGAACGCCCGTGGCAGCGGTCTTCCCAAGCCTGGCGGGCCTGGTGTCGCTCTCGTTTCAAGCGCTCTCACCGGAAGCGCTGGCAGACCAGGTCGACGCGGTCTTTCTGGCCCTCCCCCACACCAAATCATTGGCGCCGGTCTCCGCCTGTCTCAACACCGGCAAACTCGTCGTGGACCTCAGCGCCGACTATCGGATCAAAGATTCAGCTATCTATGAACAGTGGTATCAGACCCCCCATACCCATGCGGACTTGCTGAAGAATGCGGTCTACGGACTGCCGGAACTACATCGCGCCGCCATCGCCAAAGCAAAATTAGTGGCCTCACCCGGCTGTTACCCGACGGCGGCTATTTTGCAGCTGGCACCATTATTCGCCCAGGATCTGGTGCAACCGCACAGCGTGGTCATCGATGCAAAATCCGGCATTTCCGGCGCGGGCCGAAGCCCGGCCCTCCCCTACCATTTTCCGGAAGCCCATGAATCCTTGGAGCCCTACAAGATCGGGCAGCACCGCCACATTCCTGAAATCGAACAGGAATTGGGCGGGTTGCTCGGCCGCGCCTTGAAGTCGGCAGGAACGGTTGCAACACAACCGATCATCACCTTCACACCGCATCTCGTCCCGATGAACCGCGGCATCTTGAGCACGGCCTACTGCAAGCTGAAGAATCCGATGCCGCTGGCCGACCTGCGGAATCTCTATCGCACCTTCTACCAAGGCGAACAATTCGTCAGGGTCCAGGACGGCATCATGCCGAACCCGCGCTACATCAAGGGCTCCAACTATTGCGACATCGGGGTCTACCTAGACTCCCGCTCAGGCTCCGTCATTACGGTGGCCGCCTTGGACAATCTGGTGAAGGGCGCTGCAGGCCAGGCCATTCAGGCCATGAACCTCATGCTGGGGCTTCCCGAAGAGACCGGCCTGACAGCTCCCGCAGCCTATCCCTAA
- the argJ gene encoding bifunctional glutamate N-acetyltransferase/amino-acid acetyltransferase ArgJ translates to MKTKKTVTTVPRRGITAPQGFRAAGIHCGIKKPGLLDLALVVSEQSGPIAGVFTKNQVVAAPVIVDRLHLRKGIGRAILVNSGNANACTGAKGLAAAKKTASLVAKQLGVPTEQIFIGSTGVIGRVLPVDRIVKGIPQLFMQLSEHGGPDAAKAIMTTDLRPKSIALQDTIGGRLITIGGMAKGSGMIHPNMATMLGYFTTDAAITKSALQRALSLAANESFNCISVDGDTSTNDTVLCLANGMAQNRTITEGTAAFRRFLLLLTEACQALALAICRDGEGVTKVVKIEVAGATSVAQARQVAQTIATSNLVKTALFGEDANWGRVMAAIGRSGVPIIPSKLNVSFGGVPMVQHGMGLGLGAESRIAKVFRQKEFTIAVGLGQGKQKAHMWTTDLSFDYVSINASYRS, encoded by the coding sequence ATGAAGACGAAGAAGACCGTAACCACCGTTCCACGCCGAGGCATCACCGCCCCGCAAGGGTTCCGCGCAGCCGGCATCCACTGCGGCATCAAGAAGCCAGGCCTGCTCGATCTGGCGCTCGTCGTCTCGGAACAGAGCGGTCCCATCGCCGGCGTCTTCACGAAGAATCAGGTCGTTGCCGCGCCGGTCATCGTCGATCGCCTGCATCTACGCAAGGGAATCGGTCGAGCCATTCTCGTCAACAGCGGCAATGCCAATGCCTGCACCGGCGCCAAGGGATTGGCGGCGGCGAAGAAAACCGCCTCATTGGTCGCGAAACAATTAGGTGTTCCCACTGAGCAGATCTTCATCGGCTCCACCGGCGTGATCGGACGGGTCTTGCCGGTCGATCGCATCGTCAAGGGCATCCCGCAGCTGTTCATGCAGCTCAGCGAGCATGGAGGCCCGGATGCAGCCAAGGCGATCATGACGACCGACCTCCGCCCGAAATCCATCGCGCTGCAAGACACCATCGGCGGGCGCTTGATTACCATCGGGGGGATGGCCAAGGGCTCCGGCATGATCCATCCCAATATGGCCACGATGCTGGGCTATTTCACGACGGACGCCGCCATCACGAAAAGCGCCCTCCAACGGGCCCTCAGTCTGGCGGCCAACGAGTCCTTCAATTGCATCTCGGTCGATGGGGATACCAGCACCAACGATACGGTCCTCTGCCTGGCAAACGGCATGGCACAGAATCGCACGATCACAGAAGGCACGGCCGCCTTCAGGCGGTTCCTCCTGCTCCTGACCGAGGCCTGCCAAGCGCTCGCGCTGGCAATCTGCCGCGATGGCGAGGGCGTCACCAAGGTGGTAAAGATTGAGGTGGCCGGAGCCACCAGCGTGGCGCAGGCCAGGCAGGTCGCCCAAACCATTGCCACCTCGAACCTGGTCAAGACCGCCCTCTTTGGCGAGGATGCCAATTGGGGTCGCGTGATGGCCGCCATTGGCCGATCCGGGGTCCCGATCATCCCCTCCAAGCTGAATGTCTCGTTTGGCGGGGTCCCGATGGTGCAACACGGGATGGGACTCGGACTCGGTGCAGAGAGCCGGATCGCGAAAGTCTTTCGCCAGAAAGAATTTACGATTGCCGTGGGGCTGGGGCAGGGTAAGCAAAAGGCCCACATGTGGACGACGGACCTGTCGTTCGACTATGTCAGCATTAACGCAAGCTACCGATCCTAG
- the rpsB gene encoding 30S ribosomal protein S2, whose translation MGVVSIKELLEAGVHFGHQTNRWNPKMKKFLFGERNGIYIIDLQQTLNRMEQAYAFVRDTVAAGQTVLFVGTKRQAAEILQEEALRANMFFVNQRWLGGMLTNFQTIRKSIDKMKKMEAKLADPSQYGLKKKEIMKMQKEIVKLQKYLSGIKDMRGVPGAVFVLDTRIEHLAVQEAKRLEIPMIAILDSNCDPDHITYPIPGNDDAIRSIKLITSLIANACIEGANLRTQREEADFKPAPVAGGKPAAMSLASTPAS comes from the coding sequence ATGGGAGTGGTTTCGATCAAGGAATTGCTGGAAGCAGGCGTCCATTTCGGACACCAGACGAATCGTTGGAACCCGAAGATGAAGAAATTCCTCTTTGGCGAACGCAACGGCATCTACATCATCGACCTTCAGCAGACCCTGAACCGGATGGAGCAGGCCTATGCCTTCGTCCGCGACACCGTCGCCGCCGGCCAGACGGTCCTGTTTGTCGGGACCAAGCGTCAGGCTGCCGAAATCCTTCAAGAAGAGGCCCTTCGCGCCAACATGTTCTTCGTCAACCAGCGTTGGCTGGGCGGCATGCTCACGAACTTCCAGACCATCCGGAAGAGCATCGACAAGATGAAGAAGATGGAAGCCAAGCTGGCGGACCCCAGCCAGTACGGCTTGAAGAAAAAAGAAATCATGAAGATGCAGAAAGAGATCGTCAAACTGCAAAAGTATCTGAGCGGCATCAAGGATATGCGCGGCGTTCCCGGAGCGGTCTTCGTCCTCGACACACGCATCGAACACCTGGCCGTGCAGGAAGCAAAGCGGTTGGAGATTCCGATGATCGCGATCCTGGACTCGAACTGCGATCCGGACCACATCACCTACCCGATCCCTGGAAACGACGACGCCATTCGCTCCATCAAGCTCATCACGTCCCTCATTGCCAACGCCTGCATCGAAGGCGCCAATTTGCGGACACAGCGCGAAGAAGCGGATTTCAAACCAGCGCCTGTGGCCGGCGGCAAACCCGCAGCCATGAGCCTCGCGAGCACGCCGGCCTCATAA
- the tsf gene encoding translation elongation factor Ts — protein sequence MAGSSQLVKELREKTGAGFLDCQKALTENGDDIEKAIDYLRQKGLAAALKKSGRETNQGLIHAYIHMGGKIGVLIEVNCETDFVARNEEFKSFVNDLALQVAAGKPSYVKREEIPADLIAKERAIYEGQAKEMGKPPAAWPKIVEGKLEKFFQESCLIEQSFVKDSSVTIKDLLALKISKIGENMNIRRFTRYQLGEA from the coding sequence ATGGCTGGATCAAGTCAGCTTGTCAAAGAACTGAGAGAGAAAACCGGCGCCGGCTTCCTCGATTGCCAGAAAGCGCTCACCGAGAACGGCGACGACATCGAAAAAGCGATCGATTATTTGCGCCAAAAGGGTTTGGCCGCGGCGCTCAAAAAGTCCGGCCGCGAGACCAACCAGGGCCTCATTCATGCCTATATCCACATGGGCGGGAAAATCGGCGTGCTCATCGAAGTCAATTGCGAAACCGACTTCGTGGCCCGGAACGAAGAGTTCAAATCCTTCGTCAACGACCTGGCTCTCCAGGTGGCCGCCGGAAAACCCTCCTACGTCAAACGGGAAGAGATTCCCGCCGACCTCATCGCGAAAGAGCGCGCGATTTACGAGGGACAGGCCAAGGAAATGGGCAAGCCCCCGGCCGCATGGCCGAAGATCGTCGAAGGCAAACTGGAAAAGTTCTTCCAGGAGAGCTGTCTGATCGAGCAGTCCTTCGTCAAGGACTCCTCCGTCACGATCAAAGACCTTCTGGCCTTGAAGATTTCCAAAATCGGCGAGAACATGAACATCCGCCGCTTCACCCGGTATCAATTAGGCGAAGCATGA
- the pyrH gene encoding UMP kinase, with amino-acid sequence MSSANYRRILLKVSGEMLAGEQGYGIQPSILEGLATEIASVVALDIEVAVVIGGGNIFRGIAASASGMERASADYMGMLATVLNALALQNALERIGVMTRVQSAIEMRQLAEGYIRRRAIRHLEKKRVVIFAGGTGNPYFSTDTAAALRAMEIGAQVIMKGTKVDGIYDADPVKNPTATKYQTISFLAILNQNLKVMDATAISLCMDNNLPLIVFNLKEQGNFKRVAIGEAIGTVVTPDRR; translated from the coding sequence ATGAGCTCTGCGAACTATCGGCGCATCCTCCTCAAAGTGAGCGGAGAGATGTTGGCCGGTGAGCAGGGCTACGGCATCCAGCCTTCCATTCTCGAGGGCCTCGCGACGGAGATCGCCTCCGTCGTGGCCCTCGACATCGAAGTCGCCGTGGTCATCGGCGGCGGCAATATCTTCCGGGGCATTGCCGCCAGCGCCTCCGGCATGGAGCGAGCCTCCGCCGACTACATGGGGATGCTCGCGACGGTCCTCAATGCCCTGGCCCTGCAAAACGCGCTTGAGCGCATCGGCGTAATGACGCGCGTCCAATCCGCGATCGAAATGCGCCAGTTAGCCGAAGGCTATATCCGCCGCCGGGCCATTCGTCATCTTGAAAAGAAGCGCGTCGTCATCTTCGCCGGCGGCACGGGGAATCCCTACTTTTCGACCGATACTGCCGCGGCGCTCCGGGCGATGGAAATCGGCGCCCAGGTCATCATGAAGGGGACCAAGGTCGACGGCATCTACGACGCCGACCCCGTCAAGAACCCCACCGCCACGAAGTATCAGACCATTTCTTTTCTTGCGATCTTGAATCAGAACTTAAAGGTGATGGATGCCACGGCCATCAGCCTCTGCATGGATAACAATCTGCCGCTCATCGTGTTCAACTTGAAAGAGCAAGGCAACTTTAAACGCGTCGCCATAGGCGAAGCGATCGGCACCGTCGTCACGCCAGATCGTCGTTAA
- the frr gene encoding ribosome recycling factor has product MSNPAAIHQKITEKMESALEHLKRDLAGLRTGRASVALFDGVRVDYYGTMTPLKQVANISTPEARLITIQPWEPALIKEIEKALAGSTLGVTPSNDGKIIRIPLPPLTEERRKDLGKICKKHGEDTKVVVRGFRRDGNEELKKLQKDAKLTEDDLRKAEIDTQKLTDLYIQKVDDVVKKKEHEIMEV; this is encoded by the coding sequence ATGTCCAATCCTGCCGCCATACACCAGAAAATCACGGAAAAGATGGAGTCCGCGCTGGAACATCTCAAGCGCGATTTAGCCGGCCTGCGAACAGGACGAGCCTCTGTGGCCCTCTTCGACGGTGTGCGGGTGGACTACTATGGCACGATGACCCCGCTCAAGCAGGTGGCCAATATTTCGACCCCGGAGGCGCGCCTCATCACGATCCAACCCTGGGAGCCCGCCCTCATCAAGGAAATTGAAAAGGCCCTGGCAGGGTCAACCCTCGGCGTCACCCCGTCCAACGACGGCAAGATCATTCGCATTCCCCTGCCGCCCCTTACCGAAGAGCGCCGCAAAGACCTCGGTAAGATCTGCAAGAAGCACGGCGAAGATACAAAAGTGGTCGTGCGAGGGTTTCGTCGAGATGGCAACGAAGAGTTGAAGAAACTGCAAAAGGATGCCAAGCTCACCGAAGACGATCTGCGGAAAGCCGAAATCGACACCCAGAAGCTGACCGATCTATACATTCAAAAAGTCGACGACGTGGTCAAGAAAAAAGAACACGAAATCATGGAAGTCTGA